A stretch of the Filimonas lacunae genome encodes the following:
- a CDS encoding GNAT family N-acetyltransferase, translating into MTIQQLNNSHSQQIVNLILPIQQIEFNVPITLEKQQDLLDIEKHYIGPGGNFWGVIHDNEVVGTIALIATGHNAGAIRKMFVKKEFRGKELGIAQQLLDELLRYCQQNNITDLYLGTVEILKAAHRFYERNGFQKISKEDLPDYFPFMQPDTIFYHLHMQA; encoded by the coding sequence ATGACGATACAACAACTTAACAACTCCCATAGCCAGCAGATAGTAAATTTGATATTGCCCATTCAGCAAATTGAATTCAATGTGCCTATTACATTGGAAAAACAACAGGATCTTCTGGATATAGAAAAGCATTATATAGGCCCCGGAGGCAATTTCTGGGGTGTTATCCATGATAATGAAGTGGTAGGCACCATTGCACTCATTGCCACCGGGCACAACGCAGGCGCCATCAGAAAAATGTTTGTGAAAAAAGAATTCCGGGGAAAAGAGTTAGGTATAGCGCAGCAGCTATTAGATGAGTTGCTGCGTTATTGCCAGCAAAACAATATCACCGACCTGTACCTGGGCACCGTAGAAATACTAAAAGCCGCACACCGGTTTTACGAGCGCAACGGCTTTCAGAAAATTAGTAAAGAAGATTTACCGGATTATTTTCCATTCATGCAGCCTGATACCATTTTCTATCATCTGCATATGCAGGCATAA
- a CDS encoding WG repeat-containing protein, with protein MKLRVFLPLLCIGVSAKAQTRFYPYFDKTAWGVANERKEVVIAPQFDTIICERGGVLKLGHSKNVSTTSGAVIFPDTYTQLEMIKGAAEIKATTAGGEEVLLSIKTGKLAGSKAFTRILSYCGCQQAFYAVKIGDKVGVYNVATDAMAVQPEYDNVEFMGGGWTGMVDVVTGNKHGVLEVASGKLVLPVEYEQLEWDVFSSKKEVKATAASGIIYTMDETGAVLLADSSIVKARIAAAKPKKPATQARTTLVKHMETPEPGGSIMVNTSLKAEDRANGLSVEKVSDDSWKVTTRYMDYNDKSAAETLELTGYSQLKPIEYRKTNKGSAKLMAVKEGKAGIIDATGKVLLAFNYDSIDCERSRYWVYTSLNGKTGLVRTSTLIEVKKPVLKQVIKNVISLSAFLVEMPDGKKGYMDEENGTLYIPGVVE; from the coding sequence ATGAAACTACGTGTTTTTCTGCCCTTATTATGTATTGGTGTATCTGCCAAAGCCCAAACCCGATTCTATCCTTATTTTGACAAAACTGCCTGGGGGGTAGCTAATGAACGAAAAGAAGTAGTGATTGCTCCTCAATTTGATACCATTATCTGCGAAAGAGGTGGTGTGTTAAAGCTGGGACACAGTAAAAATGTGTCAACTACTTCCGGCGCTGTTATTTTCCCTGATACCTATACTCAATTGGAAATGATAAAAGGGGCGGCTGAAATAAAAGCCACCACTGCTGGCGGAGAAGAGGTGTTATTGAGCATTAAAACCGGTAAGCTGGCAGGTAGCAAGGCTTTTACCCGCATATTATCCTATTGCGGTTGTCAGCAGGCCTTTTATGCAGTGAAGATAGGTGATAAGGTAGGCGTATATAATGTAGCCACAGATGCTATGGCAGTGCAGCCCGAATATGACAATGTTGAGTTTATGGGCGGCGGCTGGACGGGTATGGTGGATGTGGTAACAGGTAATAAACACGGTGTATTAGAAGTGGCATCGGGCAAACTTGTGTTACCTGTGGAATATGAGCAACTGGAATGGGATGTGTTCAGCAGTAAGAAAGAAGTGAAAGCGACTGCGGCATCCGGCATTATTTATACAATGGACGAAACCGGTGCTGTGTTGCTGGCAGACAGTTCAATAGTAAAGGCGAGGATAGCTGCTGCCAAACCTAAAAAGCCTGCGACACAAGCACGTACAACACTGGTAAAGCATATGGAAACACCCGAACCGGGAGGTTCTATTATGGTGAATACCTCTTTAAAAGCGGAAGACAGAGCTAACGGATTATCGGTAGAGAAGGTAAGTGATGACAGTTGGAAAGTGACCACCCGTTATATGGACTATAATGATAAAAGCGCGGCGGAAACACTGGAACTGACAGGCTATTCGCAATTGAAACCTATTGAGTACAGGAAAACCAACAAAGGGTCGGCTAAATTAATGGCGGTGAAAGAGGGTAAAGCCGGTATTATTGATGCTACAGGTAAAGTGCTGCTGGCTTTTAATTATGATAGCATTGATTGTGAACGCAGCCGTTACTGGGTATACACTTCTTTAAACGGCAAAACCGGCCTTGTAAGAACTTCTACCTTAATAGAAGTGAAAAAGCCGGTTTTAAAGCAGGTAATTAAAAACGTTATCAGCCTGAGTGCTTTCCTGGTGGAAATGCCTGATGGTAAAAAAGGATATATGGATGAAGAAAACGGAACCTTATATATCCCAGGCGTAGTTGAATAA
- a CDS encoding RagB/SusD family nutrient uptake outer membrane protein — MKKNLAYYIVLALLTIPAMSCKKYLDLTPTGKSIITSASDYYNLLSLPNRGYPISGNIQYLNDENYLKESSILSLTKGIMTISFYFDSSESRVNYLTASSLYNQAYKYINRWNMVYSLVDESEGEESVKKLAKAEAQVLRAFDHFILVNVFARPYSATAATDGGICIMDKYDIEAKPVKSTVAEVYAFIEKDLDEALPYLQVTPKDVYHPSLAFAWAFKAKVHLFKREWQKAKDAALKALSYNSSLLDLVAYTKAGGPTTVLMPAGSNPETLSYMYVNGYTEMSSAYTFMISPELRALFSGNDTRFKYFFDTTSTTFLDVAAKAAYWKVKYTSFFRPTVGIQVPEVYLTLAEAYARLGELEDAMKYLNALRVKRISDVAEATLATPATIKETMDFIITERRKELMFGYNRFFDLKRYNLDAEYAKTVERKFPLVSTSVPQVTYKLPPNSKLYVIPFSQDVLKKNTSLTINTDETLPW, encoded by the coding sequence ATGAAAAAGAATTTAGCTTATTATATTGTTCTTGCATTGCTTACTATACCTGCAATGTCTTGTAAAAAATATCTTGATCTTACTCCTACCGGTAAGTCAATAATAACATCAGCTTCTGATTATTATAACCTGTTAAGTTTGCCTAACAGAGGGTATCCTATCAGTGGCAATATTCAATATCTGAATGATGAAAACTATCTTAAGGAAAGCAGTATATTAAGTCTTACTAAAGGCATAATGACTATAAGTTTTTATTTTGATAGCTCTGAAAGCAGGGTGAATTATTTAACTGCGTCTTCTTTGTATAACCAGGCCTATAAGTATATTAACCGGTGGAATATGGTTTATTCGCTGGTAGATGAAAGTGAGGGCGAAGAGTCTGTGAAAAAACTGGCAAAGGCGGAGGCACAGGTATTGCGTGCGTTTGATCATTTTATCCTGGTAAACGTTTTTGCACGACCTTATTCTGCTACGGCGGCTACGGATGGTGGTATTTGTATTATGGACAAATATGATATAGAAGCCAAGCCTGTAAAATCTACTGTTGCAGAGGTGTATGCCTTTATTGAGAAAGATCTCGATGAAGCGTTACCTTATCTGCAGGTTACACCCAAAGATGTATACCATCCTTCCCTTGCGTTTGCATGGGCTTTTAAAGCGAAGGTACATTTGTTTAAAAGGGAATGGCAAAAAGCCAAAGACGCTGCTTTAAAAGCTTTGTCATATAATAGTAGTCTTTTGGATTTAGTGGCTTATACCAAGGCGGGCGGTCCCACCACTGTGTTGATGCCTGCGGGTAGCAACCCGGAAACACTTAGTTACATGTATGTGAATGGTTATACGGAAATGTCCAGTGCTTATACTTTTATGATTAGCCCGGAGTTAAGAGCATTGTTTAGTGGAAATGATACACGTTTTAAATATTTTTTCGATACTACAAGCACTACATTTCTGGATGTAGCAGCTAAAGCAGCTTACTGGAAAGTAAAGTATACTTCTTTTTTCCGTCCAACAGTAGGTATACAGGTGCCGGAGGTATATCTGACACTTGCTGAAGCTTATGCACGATTGGGAGAGTTGGAGGATGCTATGAAATATTTGAATGCTTTGCGCGTGAAGCGTATAAGCGATGTAGCGGAAGCAACATTGGCTACTCCTGCTACTATAAAGGAAACAATGGACTTTATCATTACGGAGCGCAGGAAAGAACTGATGTTCGGTTATAACCGTTTCTTTGATCTGAAACGTTATAACCTGGATGCAGAATATGCCAAAACAGTAGAACGTAAATTTCCATTGGTAAGTACTTCTGTGCCGCAGGTTACCTACAAATTACCTCCTAACTCTAAGTTATATGTAATTCCTTTTTCTCAGGATGTGTTGAAAAAGAATACTTCATTAACGATTAATACAGACGAAACACTGCCCTGGTAA
- a CDS encoding glycoside hydrolase family 97 protein, translating to MRKTILLVCICFLCTLVKAQDVTSPDKNFVLKFTLQSQGVPAYSLTYKGKEVIKPSHLGLELKNSTSLLDSFEVAEAKTATFDETWSPVWGEVKQIRNNYNELAVRLHQTSTDRFIVIRFRLFNDGLGFRYEFPQQKKLDYFVIKEEKTQFALAGDHKTFWIPGDFDTEEYSYVTSNLSEVRGKMKEAVTPNCSQTTFSPTGVQTPLMMKSKDGLYINIHEAALINYAALNLNLDDKNMVLESVLTPDAVGDKGYLQAPCLSPWRTVVVSDKAGDILESKLILNLNDPATVKDADSWVKPIKYIGVWWEMITGKSTWSYTNIENVQLGITDYSKLPPNGTHGATTAHVKEYIDFAAKHGFGGVLVEGWNEGWEDWFGKTKDYVFDFVTPYPDFDVQELHRYAASKGVKIIMHHETSGSIRNYERHMDTAYKFMVANGYNAVKSGYVGNMIPRGEHHYGQWLVNHYLYAIDKAAKYKIMVDAHESVHMTGLSRTYPNLLAQESARGTEYESFGGNNPDHTTILPFTRLMGGPMDYTPGIFQTRINAINPNNNSWVRSTLTRQLALYVTMYSPFQMAADLPENYNKFLDAFQFIKDVAVDWDDSKVLEAEPGDYITYARKAKGTNNWFIGSTCDENGRTSKIDFKYLDEGKKYIATVYSDAKDAHYEKNPQAYTIRKGIVTNKSDLSLLCAPGGGYAISVIEVTDANALKGLKPLK from the coding sequence ATGCGCAAAACGATTCTTTTAGTTTGTATTTGTTTTCTATGCACGTTGGTGAAGGCACAGGATGTAACGTCGCCCGACAAAAACTTTGTGTTGAAGTTTACGTTGCAATCGCAGGGAGTGCCTGCCTATTCTTTAACCTATAAAGGCAAAGAGGTGATTAAGCCCAGTCATTTAGGTCTGGAGTTGAAAAACAGCACCTCGTTGCTGGACAGTTTTGAAGTAGCAGAAGCTAAAACGGCTACGTTTGATGAAACCTGGAGCCCGGTTTGGGGTGAGGTGAAGCAAATTCGTAATAATTACAACGAGCTTGCTGTTCGTTTGCACCAGACTTCTACTGACCGTTTTATTGTAATCCGTTTTCGTTTGTTTAACGATGGTTTGGGTTTCCGTTACGAATTTCCGCAACAGAAAAAGCTGGATTACTTTGTAATTAAAGAAGAAAAAACACAGTTTGCCCTGGCAGGTGATCATAAAACCTTTTGGATTCCAGGCGATTTTGATACCGAAGAATATAGCTATGTAACCTCTAACTTATCTGAGGTAAGAGGTAAAATGAAAGAGGCGGTTACACCCAACTGTTCTCAAACTACTTTTTCACCTACCGGTGTGCAAACGCCGCTGATGATGAAAAGCAAAGATGGTTTGTATATCAATATTCATGAGGCAGCCCTGATAAACTATGCTGCTTTAAACCTGAACCTGGATGATAAGAACATGGTGCTGGAATCAGTGCTTACTCCGGATGCTGTAGGGGACAAAGGCTATTTACAGGCTCCTTGCTTATCTCCCTGGAGAACAGTGGTGGTGAGCGATAAAGCCGGAGACATTCTGGAAAGTAAGCTGATACTGAACCTGAATGATCCTGCTACAGTAAAAGATGCTGATAGCTGGGTAAAGCCTATTAAATACATTGGTGTATGGTGGGAAATGATCACCGGTAAAAGCACCTGGAGTTATACCAATATTGAAAACGTACAATTAGGTATTACAGACTATTCTAAATTGCCTCCGAATGGAACGCATGGTGCTACCACTGCACACGTAAAAGAGTATATTGATTTTGCGGCAAAACATGGTTTTGGCGGTGTGCTGGTAGAAGGCTGGAACGAAGGCTGGGAAGACTGGTTTGGTAAAACCAAAGACTATGTGTTTGATTTTGTAACGCCTTATCCTGATTTTGATGTGCAGGAGCTGCACCGTTATGCTGCCAGCAAGGGTGTAAAAATTATCATGCACCACGAAACTTCCGGCTCTATCCGCAATTACGAGCGTCATATGGATACTGCTTACAAGTTTATGGTGGCCAATGGTTATAACGCTGTAAAAAGCGGGTACGTGGGCAACATGATACCTCGCGGTGAACACCATTATGGTCAATGGCTGGTAAACCACTACCTGTATGCCATTGATAAAGCTGCCAAGTATAAAATTATGGTGGATGCACACGAAAGCGTTCACATGACAGGTTTATCACGTACTTATCCTAACCTTCTGGCACAGGAAAGTGCACGTGGTACAGAGTATGAATCATTTGGTGGTAACAACCCCGATCATACTACCATCCTGCCTTTCACGCGTTTAATGGGCGGCCCCATGGATTATACACCTGGTATTTTCCAAACCAGGATCAATGCTATTAATCCTAATAATAATTCATGGGTACGCAGTACATTAACCCGTCAACTGGCGTTGTATGTAACTATGTACAGCCCTTTCCAGATGGCGGCTGATTTGCCCGAGAACTATAATAAGTTTTTAGATGCTTTCCAGTTTATTAAAGATGTGGCGGTAGATTGGGACGATTCTAAAGTACTGGAAGCAGAACCGGGTGATTACATTACCTATGCCCGTAAAGCAAAAGGTACCAACAACTGGTTTATCGGCAGCACTTGTGATGAAAACGGACGTACTTCTAAAATTGATTTTAAATACCTGGATGAAGGTAAAAAGTATATAGCTACTGTTTACAGCGATGCAAAAGATGCGCACTACGAGAAAAATCCGCAGGCGTATACTATCCGCAAAGGAATAGTAACCAACAAATCTGACTTGTCACTGTTGTGCGCACCAGGTGGTGGTTATGCTATCAGTGTAATAGAAGTTACGGATGCAAATGCTTTAAAAGGTTTGAAGCCGTTAAAATAG
- a CDS encoding NUMOD1 domain-containing DNA-binding protein codes for MINEKPTTAVPAYKDDCLEDRPGEVWKEIPGLSGDFLVSNCGRIKRVARQVVDAQGGMYTLPAKIRKAQVNKDRNMRCHDWTYRLQVVLQLRNVKYSFQVARLVYHCFVQTFNLKDATVNVTTKNGNGLDLRPENLLLVSLSEKAQRPYDTGRQLSHLQTDKYKLLEIVNASREKTSLMISQYDGSGLWMKTYPSIMDAYRTTGISYGNISKAVKRPASKAGGFYWRYGDGNKINLKEVHEHEKRRQRSYKEKQGRKVTQFDLEGNPLAWYSALSEAAKKAKISHKSITTHLKGITRHAGGFLWKLGHHREKVLFSIAN; via the coding sequence ATGATTAATGAAAAACCTACGACTGCTGTTCCTGCTTACAAAGACGATTGTCTTGAAGACAGACCGGGTGAGGTCTGGAAAGAAATTCCTGGCTTGAGTGGCGATTTCCTGGTATCCAATTGTGGCCGCATTAAACGCGTTGCCCGCCAGGTTGTTGATGCTCAGGGGGGAATGTATACATTGCCTGCCAAAATAAGAAAAGCCCAGGTAAACAAAGACCGCAACATGCGCTGCCATGACTGGACTTACCGCCTGCAGGTGGTATTGCAATTGCGTAATGTAAAGTACTCTTTCCAGGTTGCCCGGTTGGTTTACCACTGTTTTGTACAGACGTTTAACCTGAAAGACGCCACCGTTAATGTAACCACTAAAAACGGCAACGGGCTTGATCTAAGGCCCGAAAATTTGTTGCTGGTAAGCCTGAGTGAAAAGGCACAACGTCCTTACGATACCGGACGCCAGCTAAGTCATCTGCAAACCGACAAGTACAAGCTGCTGGAAATTGTAAATGCTTCCAGGGAAAAAACATCTCTGATGATTTCGCAGTACGACGGCTCGGGTTTGTGGATGAAAACTTATCCCAGTATTATGGATGCCTACCGTACTACGGGTATTTCTTACGGCAACATTTCCAAAGCGGTAAAACGCCCCGCCAGTAAGGCTGGCGGATTTTACTGGCGTTATGGAGATGGCAATAAAATTAACCTGAAAGAGGTGCACGAACATGAAAAACGCAGGCAGCGTTCTTACAAAGAAAAACAGGGACGTAAAGTAACCCAGTTTGATTTGGAGGGCAATCCCTTAGCCTGGTACAGTGCTTTATCGGAGGCGGCTAAAAAGGCCAAAATCTCGCATAAAAGCATTACTACCCATTTAAAAGGGATTACCCGGCATGCAGGTGGTTTTTTATGGAAACTAGGCCACCACAGGGAAAAAGTATTGTTTTCAATAGCCAATTAA
- a CDS encoding pirin family protein, whose product MSHIDLIIEERPADIGNFLVGRLLPFRGKRMVGPFIFIDHMGPVRLDDHHNMDIGPHPHIGLSTLTYLFEGNIMHKDTLGTEVEVKAGEVNWMTAGKGIVHSERTPDYLRHSDKPLHGLQIWVAMPKELEQMHPEFYHVSKEDIPTWEKDSVSYKLIAGSALGHNSPVPVYSKLFLLEIKSTTRQTIQVGHELFGEAGMYILEGSVESEGNVYEPKRILVAKDSSLCQFTMEAGTTIYLFGGEPFPEERYIYWNFVSSSLDIIEKAKEDWKTQRFPTIPGETGYIPLPEANPLVKQKK is encoded by the coding sequence ATGTCACATATAGATTTGATTATTGAAGAACGCCCTGCCGATATAGGCAACTTCCTCGTAGGCAGGCTTTTACCTTTCCGCGGTAAAAGAATGGTAGGCCCTTTTATTTTTATAGATCATATGGGACCGGTCAGGCTCGACGACCATCATAACATGGATATTGGACCTCATCCACATATCGGCCTTTCTACTCTCACCTACCTGTTCGAAGGCAACATTATGCATAAGGATACCTTAGGAACCGAAGTAGAAGTAAAAGCCGGCGAAGTAAACTGGATGACTGCCGGTAAAGGCATCGTTCACAGTGAAAGAACCCCTGATTATCTGCGACATTCAGATAAACCTTTACATGGGTTGCAGATATGGGTAGCAATGCCAAAAGAACTGGAGCAGATGCACCCTGAATTTTATCATGTAAGCAAAGAAGATATACCAACCTGGGAAAAGGATAGCGTATCTTATAAACTGATAGCAGGCAGCGCTTTAGGCCACAACTCCCCCGTTCCGGTATATAGTAAATTGTTTCTGTTGGAAATAAAAAGCACCACCCGCCAAACCATACAGGTTGGCCATGAATTATTTGGCGAAGCAGGCATGTACATTTTAGAAGGAAGTGTAGAAAGTGAGGGTAATGTGTACGAGCCTAAACGCATACTGGTAGCAAAAGACAGCAGCCTGTGCCAGTTTACCATGGAAGCCGGCACCACCATCTATCTTTTTGGCGGCGAACCATTCCCGGAAGAAAGGTATATCTACTGGAACTTTGTATCCAGCAGCCTTGACATTATTGAAAAAGCCAAGGAAGACTGGAAGACACAACGCTTCCCCACTATACCCGGCGAAACAGGATATATTCCCCTGCCCGAAGCAAATCCGTTAGTAAAGCAGAAAAAGTGA
- a CDS encoding OsmC family protein, which yields MTQISATIGTELYRMQIQTATNALIADEPEELGGQDLGFSPADLLAASLGACTCATLRMYADKKGWDLTDVQADVTFERDFANNQSHFTRTITLTGNLDEEQRQRLLTIANNCFIHKTLTNPIDIATSLSPL from the coding sequence ATGACACAGATAAGCGCCACTATTGGCACCGAATTGTATAGAATGCAGATACAAACCGCCACTAACGCCCTGATAGCAGATGAACCTGAGGAACTGGGCGGGCAAGACCTGGGATTTTCTCCTGCCGACCTGCTGGCTGCTTCTTTGGGAGCCTGTACCTGCGCTACCCTGCGCATGTATGCCGATAAAAAAGGCTGGGATTTAACAGATGTGCAGGCTGATGTAACTTTTGAGCGCGATTTTGCCAATAACCAGTCACATTTCACCCGTACTATTACGCTTACGGGCAACCTGGACGAAGAACAGCGGCAACGGCTACTGACTATAGCCAATAACTGTTTTATCCATAAAACGCTCACCAATCCTATTGATATAGCCACCAGCTTAAGCCCTTTATAG
- a CDS encoding RNA recognition motif domain-containing protein, producing the protein MKLFVAGLTYDFDDVDLKEMFELYGDVTSAKVVLDRETGKSRGFGFVDMPDSNDARQAIETLDGAGLKGKKMSVKEAEAQQGGGGGRDRGEGGGGYRGGSGGGGGYRGGNGGGGGYRGGNGGGGGYRGGDGGGGGGYRDRGGEGGGYRGGSGEGGGGGYRGGNGGGGDRDRGGDNDRYGGGGGGRRY; encoded by the coding sequence ATGAAGCTTTTTGTAGCAGGTCTTACCTATGATTTTGATGATGTGGATTTAAAAGAAATGTTCGAATTATACGGCGATGTTACCTCTGCCAAAGTGGTATTGGATAGAGAAACGGGAAAGAGCAGAGGATTTGGTTTTGTTGACATGCCAGATAGCAACGACGCCCGTCAAGCCATTGAAACCCTGGATGGCGCCGGATTAAAAGGCAAAAAAATGTCTGTTAAAGAAGCGGAAGCACAACAAGGTGGCGGCGGTGGCCGTGACCGTGGAGAAGGCGGCGGCGGTTACCGTGGTGGTAGCGGCGGCGGCGGTGGATACCGTGGTGGTAATGGCGGCGGCGGTGGTTACCGTGGCGGCAATGGCGGCGGCGGTGGATATCGCGGTGGCGATGGTGGTGGTGGCGGTGGATACCGTGACCGTGGTGGTGAAGGCGGTGGTTACCGTGGTGGAAGTGGAGAAGGCGGCGGCGGTGGATACCGTGGCGGCAATGGTGGCGGTGGAGACCGTGACCGTGGTGGCGATAATGATCGTTACGGCGGCGGCGGTGGTGGACGCAGATACTAA
- a CDS encoding zinc-dependent metalloprotease, translating to MKKVMALAALTAAIQAGAQDKTKVVTKDSAVVSKPAASGIQAYDKVITKGAISRPGMFTVHLVDNKYFFEIPDSLFNRDILTVTRYVATPEHLKLYGGEKVNEQTLYFEKGAQNKVFLRVDLFYVATKDSTEALYKAVQTANVKPIAAAFDIKAINPANGNVVIEITDFFRKDNSVVSFQAEEKSEIKLGGLADDRTFIHSIRSYPINIEVRTTKTYTTSSSATPAGSAAGALTFELNTSMVLLPKEPMRKRLFDERVGYFANKYILFDDNAQSTKDFSTIQRYRLEPREEDLEKYKRGELVEPKKQIVYYIDPATPKKWRPYLIAGVNDWQKAFEQAGFKNAIVAKEWPEQDSTMSMEDARFSVIRYFASETANAYGPRISDPRSGEIIESHVGWYHNVMKLVHDWYMIQAGAIDPRARKMEFDDELMGDLIRFVSSHEVGHSLGLRHNMGASSQTPVEKLRDKAWVEANGHTVSIMDYARFNYVAQPQDNIGKAGIYPRIGMYDKWAIQWGYKNIFNTPDEYADRMVLNKWIIDSLKTNPRLWFGGEGKGEDPRSQTEDLSDNAVKASDYGIENLKRIMPLLPEWTAEEGDMYNNLQRIYKRASAQYLLYVTHVMKNLGGGMYVTQKSTEEAGNVYEYIPKERIKAAIDFMGRQVMQPPLWLYPAAISNKIKLNAMEEIGNLQNNFLNTLLNPGLLYNVLQASFANKDAFTVTEYLNEIKKMAWKPLSGNAELDAYQRNIQRIYIERLAMILKPKSIEEGKMLTNAERSDARIYAKMHLVQLKNELTTMPAASAIQAEHKKELITQINKILTNAAK from the coding sequence ATGAAAAAAGTAATGGCACTGGCTGCATTAACGGCAGCTATACAGGCAGGCGCGCAGGACAAAACTAAAGTAGTAACCAAAGATTCGGCAGTGGTGAGCAAGCCTGCTGCATCGGGTATACAGGCGTATGACAAGGTAATTACCAAAGGAGCAATAAGTCGTCCGGGCATGTTTACAGTGCACCTGGTTGATAACAAATATTTCTTTGAAATTCCCGATTCCCTGTTCAACAGGGATATACTTACTGTTACCCGTTATGTAGCAACCCCGGAGCATTTGAAGTTATATGGTGGTGAAAAAGTGAATGAGCAAACCCTGTATTTTGAAAAGGGAGCCCAGAATAAGGTGTTCTTGCGTGTAGATCTTTTTTACGTAGCTACTAAAGATTCCACAGAGGCTTTATATAAAGCAGTACAAACTGCAAACGTAAAACCTATTGCGGCTGCTTTTGATATTAAAGCGATTAATCCAGCCAATGGCAATGTTGTAATAGAAATAACCGACTTTTTTAGAAAAGACAACAGTGTGGTGTCTTTTCAGGCAGAAGAAAAATCGGAAATCAAACTGGGCGGACTGGCAGATGACCGTACTTTCATCCATTCTATCCGCAGTTATCCTATTAACATTGAGGTGCGCACTACTAAAACGTACACTACATCCTCTTCTGCCACTCCTGCAGGTAGCGCAGCCGGTGCACTTACTTTTGAATTGAATACCTCTATGGTGCTGTTGCCCAAAGAACCTATGCGTAAACGTTTGTTTGATGAAAGGGTAGGATACTTTGCCAACAAGTATATATTGTTTGACGACAATGCACAAAGCACGAAAGACTTTTCTACCATACAGCGTTATCGCCTGGAACCGCGCGAAGAAGACCTGGAAAAGTACAAACGAGGCGAACTGGTAGAACCGAAGAAGCAAATTGTTTATTATATAGACCCTGCAACGCCTAAAAAATGGCGTCCTTACCTGATAGCTGGTGTAAACGACTGGCAAAAGGCATTTGAACAGGCAGGTTTTAAAAATGCGATTGTGGCTAAAGAATGGCCGGAGCAGGATTCTACCATGAGTATGGAAGATGCCCGCTTTTCGGTGATCCGTTATTTCGCCTCTGAAACGGCTAATGCTTATGGCCCCCGCATCAGTGATCCGCGCAGCGGCGAAATAATAGAGAGTCATGTAGGCTGGTATCATAATGTGATGAAGCTGGTACACGACTGGTACATGATTCAGGCAGGGGCAATAGACCCCAGGGCGCGCAAGATGGAGTTTGATGATGAGCTGATGGGAGATTTGATTCGTTTTGTGAGTTCGCACGAAGTAGGACATTCACTGGGCCTGCGTCATAACATGGGCGCCAGCAGCCAGACACCCGTAGAAAAACTACGTGATAAAGCGTGGGTAGAAGCCAATGGCCATACCGTTTCTATTATGGACTATGCTCGTTTTAACTATGTGGCGCAACCACAGGATAATATTGGCAAAGCAGGCATCTATCCACGCATTGGCATGTACGACAAGTGGGCTATTCAATGGGGCTATAAAAACATATTTAATACCCCGGATGAGTATGCCGACAGAATGGTACTGAACAAATGGATTATTGACAGTTTGAAAACAAATCCGCGTTTATGGTTTGGGGGGGAAGGCAAGGGGGAAGATCCGCGTTCACAAACAGAAGATTTGAGTGACAATGCGGTCAAAGCCAGTGACTATGGTATTGAAAACTTAAAGCGTATTATGCCTTTGCTTCCGGAATGGACTGCTGAGGAGGGGGATATGTATAACAATCTGCAAAGGATTTACAAACGTGCCAGCGCGCAGTACCTGCTATACGTTACTCATGTAATGAAAAATCTCGGAGGGGGTATGTATGTGACACAGAAAAGTACGGAAGAGGCAGGCAATGTGTATGAATACATACCGAAGGAGCGTATAAAAGCAGCTATCGATTTTATGGGGCGTCAAGTGATGCAGCCACCTTTATGGTTGTATCCTGCTGCTATTAGCAATAAGATCAAACTGAATGCCATGGAAGAAATTGGCAACCTGCAGAATAATTTCCTGAATACATTACTAAACCCGGGTTTATTGTATAATGTTTTACAAGCTTCCTTTGCTAACAAAGACGCATTCACTGTTACAGAATACCTGAACGAAATAAAGAAGATGGCCTGGAAACCTTTGTCAGGTAATGCTGAATTGGATGCTTATCAGCGGAATATTCAGCGGATATATATAGAAAGGCTGGCAATGATTCTGAAGCCTAAAAGCATTGAGGAAGGCAAAATGCTTACCAATGCCGAAAGAAGCGATGCCCGTATTTACGCCAAAATGCACCTGGTACAGCTAAAAAATGAACTTACAACAATGCCGGCAGCCAGTGCTATACAGGCAGAACATAAGAAAGAACTGATTACCCAGATCAATAAAATACTGACTAACGCAGCTAAGTAG